The following are from one region of the Salvelinus fontinalis isolate EN_2023a chromosome 5, ASM2944872v1, whole genome shotgun sequence genome:
- the LOC129855332 gene encoding tumor necrosis factor ligand superfamily member 6-like translates to MSSLLSTCPATAPVTWLSFLLREEWMESVSERWCELVTDLLSVCGWKLWVPVTQVFIRLRCSDRSTHLLHTKATHTLTLLSHTLCTMSGTQGYPYPQVFLVDSGRGPQPSPQPSVQPPGMLPCWSFPPAHERVMERGRVRGCRGVGSWSLAMALLFLLLLVFGALGLGAYQIFKLQTQLDGIQQEMNIEIDGRGPEKLVGDLPEINPNRGKTAGRPAAHVIGRIEKHVSQNTLRWEPKAGRAFTEGGVVYRDGGLQVNETGLYHIYSRVQFEANHCTPTDALVHSVFVKRPGNRKSLTLMEGHREGYCNLGSHGHVWTSGSYLGSTLKLEKQDWLYVNVSHPAMLSHAHHANFFGLHKI, encoded by the exons ATGAGCTCATTATTATCTACTTGTCCTGCAACAGCACCAGTCACCTGGCTAAGTTTCCTTTTGAGAGAGGAGTGGATGGAGAGCGTGAGTGAGAGGTGGTGTGAGCTTGTCACAGACCTACTCAGTGTGTGTGGTTGGAAGCTGTGGGTTCCAGTAACCCAGGTTTTTATAAGACTGAGATGCTCAGATAGAAGCACACACCTCCTGCACACAAAggcgacacacacactcacgctcctctctcacacactttgCACCATGAGCGGTACACAGGGCTATCCTTACCCCCAGGTGTTTCTAGTGGACAGTGGTAGAGGTCCACAGCCGTCTCCACAGCCGTCGGTCCAACCTCCAGGCATGCTGCCCTGCTGGTCCTTCCCTCCTGCCCACGAGAGAGTGATGGAGCGGGGCAGGGTCAGAGGCTGCAGGGGGGTTGGCTCCTGGAGCCTGGCTATGGCTCTGCTGTTTCTGCTGCTGCTGGTGTTTGGAGCATTGGGACTGGGTGCCTACCAAATATTCAAACTACAGACGCAACTCGATGGGATACAACAG GAAATGAACATAGAGATCGATGGTCGTGGGCCTGAGAAGCTAGTGGGTGACCTTCCAGAGATCAATCCAAACAGAGGGAAGACAGCCGGCAGACCTGCAGCACATGTTATAG GTCGGATTGAGAAGCATGTTTCACAGAATACCTTGCGTTGGGAGCCAAAGGCGGGGCGGGCCTTCACAGAGGGGGGCGTGGTCTATCGGGATGGCGGTCTGCAAGTCAACGAGACTGGGCTCTACCACATCTACTCCCGGGTGCAGTTTGAAGCCAATCACTGCACCCCTACAGATGCCTTGGTTCACTCTGTGTTTGTAAAAAGGCCAGGGAATCGCAAGTCTCTCACCCTAATGGAGGGGCACAGGGAGGGCTACTGCAACCTGGGCTCTCATGGGCATGTCTGGACCTCGGGGAGTTACCTGGGATCCACACTGAAGCTTGAAAAGCAGGACTGGCTGTATGTGAATGTCTCCCATCCAGCCATGCTCAGCCACGCTCATCATGCCAACTTCTTTGGACTCCACAAGatctag